A region of the Dehalococcoidales bacterium genome:
AGGTTTTCGATGAATAGCGCAATCTCGTCGACAAACTCGTCCTCGGAGAGTGGCTCGAACTCGCCCGCCAGGTATTTATCGTAGAGTATCGAGTTCCGGCGCACAATCAGGCTCCTGAGCCGGATGAAGTCCGGGTTTATTGCCGAAAGCGCCCGGGCCGAGTCCAGAGCATGGGCTTGAGACCACCGCTTGCCGCCAAGTCCGGGCATAATGTATTCCGACAGGGATATGCCCGCGGCCACTACCTTCTGGCCACCGCTGATATGCTGCTCCTGGTTTACCCCTTTCTGCATGAAGGCAAGCACCTCATCATTTCCTGACTCAAGCCCGATGTGGAGCCGGGAGAGACCGGCCTCATGCAAATCTTTTAGCTCCTGGAGAGTCTTTTTAGAGGCAGCCTTGGCCCGCGCGTAAGAGGTGATTCTTTCTATGGTGGGGAAGGTTTCCTCAAGGTATCTTATTATCTGGAGCAGTTCCGGGGTTCTCATGATCAGGGTATCAGCGTCCTGAAGGAATAATGTTCTGGCGCCGGAGGCCGTCCAGTTGGCGATATTGGCCAGGTTTTGCAGGGGTAGGTCTCCGTTGTCAAGGTAAATCTCCGGGTTCGCCTGGACGATTGCCCTGATCAGCTCGTTGCTGACCCTTCCACTCAGTCCGGACTTCCATGAAGCTGCCTTGATTTCATCGTGCAGGACACGGGCAACATCAATGTCCTCTTTTATTTCCGCCACCGGGCGGTATTCAAACCTGCTGTCCTTGTAGGTGGAGCAGAAGAGACACCGGTTCCAGGGGCAGTTCCGGGTCGCCCTGATGAGTAGAGAACTGTCCTTGCCTTCGCTCGGCGGCCTGATCGGCCCCATCTCAAAAGAGCGCCGGATGACATCTCCCCAGTTGATTTTATGGGTGGGCTCGTTCTGATTGTCCATGCGACTTTATCTTCTCCTGCTATCACTCATGATTAGATTATAGCAATTCTGGGGGATTCAGGAAAACTC
Encoded here:
- a CDS encoding radical SAM protein; amino-acid sequence: MDNQNEPTHKINWGDVIRRSFEMGPIRPPSEGKDSSLLIRATRNCPWNRCLFCSTYKDSRFEYRPVAEIKEDIDVARVLHDEIKAASWKSGLSGRVSNELIRAIVQANPEIYLDNGDLPLQNLANIANWTASGARTLFLQDADTLIMRTPELLQIIRYLEETFPTIERITSYARAKAASKKTLQELKDLHEAGLSRLHIGLESGNDEVLAFMQKGVNQEQHISGGQKVVAAGISLSEYIMPGLGGKRWSQAHALDSARALSAINPDFIRLRSLIVRRNSILYDKYLAGEFEPLSEDEFVDEIALFIENL